The following coding sequences are from one Shewanella eurypsychrophilus window:
- a CDS encoding IS3 family transposase (programmed frameshift): MKIITRKTHTAAFKLAAVQQSLNSPDTVKALAGKLGIHPALLSKWRAQLTSKKHTSKPIKNVGPNKGLAELERENRGLKKRLERAELENDNLKKGEGVLRQTPGIKFQFIQGYCSTRRTIKLLCDIFGVSRSGYYSWLVRKPSQRDKDNEVLSDFLKEKIAEHRSIAGYRKLWLDAVANGFDCNKKRVQSLLQVFDYRSKACKRKFGVVKPRLIETRAPNYLNREFEVAKPNTVWVSDITQIRCKEGWQYLCVIIDLYSRKVVGWATSYINSSELVMKSLKQAWVERRPNGSELMFHSDQGAQYRSFEVLKWLTKRKVTVSMSRKGNCWDNACSESFFAQLKKEWFSNLEELSRKEMTTQCRFYIDDYYNMVRRHGTLNGVSPIVFESRI, translated from the exons ATGAAAATAATAACTCGTAAGACCCACACAGCAGCCTTCAAATTGGCTGCTGTTCAACAATCCTTAAACTCTCCCGATACAGTAAAGGCTTTAGCTGGTAAATTAGGTATCCATCCCGCTTTGCTCAGTAAATGGAGAGCTCAATTGACGTCGAAGAAACACACTTCTAAACCTATTAAAAATGTCGGTCCTAATAAGGGGCTAGCTGAACTTGAACGTGAAAACCGTGGGCTAAAAAAACGATTAGAGCGTGCAGAGTTGGAGAACGATA ATCTTAAAAAAGGCGAAGGAGTTCTTCGACAAACACCAGGGATAAAGTTTCAGTTTATCCAAGGTTATTGCTCAACTCGAAGAACGATAAAATTGCTCTGTGATATTTTTGGTGTATCTCGCTCAGGCTATTACAGCTGGCTTGTTCGTAAGCCTTCTCAACGCGATAAAGATAACGAAGTACTGTCTGACTTTCTCAAAGAAAAGATAGCTGAGCACAGGAGCATAGCGGGTTATAGGAAGTTATGGCTGGATGCTGTAGCTAATGGTTTCGATTGTAATAAAAAGCGAGTACAAAGCTTGTTACAGGTGTTTGATTACAGGTCTAAAGCATGTAAAAGGAAGTTCGGTGTAGTGAAGCCTAGGTTGATTGAAACAAGAGCGCCGAATTACTTAAACAGAGAGTTTGAAGTAGCTAAACCTAATACTGTTTGGGTATCAGATATTACACAAATTAGGTGCAAAGAGGGCTGGCAGTATCTATGTGTCATCATCGATTTGTACTCACGTAAAGTGGTGGGCTGGGCAACGAGCTACATAAATTCGAGCGAACTGGTGATGAAGTCACTCAAACAAGCTTGGGTAGAACGAAGGCCAAATGGGAGTGAGCTGATGTTTCACTCTGACCAGGGGGCTCAATACAGAAGCTTTGAAGTACTTAAGTGGCTAACGAAGCGTAAGGTCACAGTGAGTATGTCGAGAAAGGGGAATTGCTGGGATAATGCTTGCTCAGAAAGCTTTTTTGCTCAGTTAAAGAAAGAATGGTTCTCTAACTTAGAAGAGCTAAGCAGAAAAGAAATGACAACACAGTGTCGATTTTATATCGATGATTATTATAATATGGTGAGAAGACATGGGACTCTAAATGGAGTGAGTCCCATAGTATTTGAATCAAGAATTTAA